The Chitinispirillales bacterium ANBcel5 sequence AAATGTTCCAAATCCAATGAGAATGGAGGAGGGAACCCGTTTCTATTTTCACCATAGCGATGTTGTTTATAGCAGAGATGTTCAGTTGGAGATTAGAATCTATACTCTTGGTGGAAGATTAATCAGAGTTATACGCGACCCAGAAAACGGATATTTGTGGGACGGAAGAGACCAGGCGGGAAATGTTCTTACACCAAATGTGTACCTGTATCAGGTAAAAGCACATACAGATGGGTTTAGAAAGACTACCACCAGTGATATAAAACGATTAGTGGTACATCCACCGAGATAGTCTTTGTGGCTAATTAAAGCAAATGGGAGATGTGTTTTTTCCTTTTTCTGCTCAAAGCTAATCAAAACTGAAGAATTCTATGGCTGAGAATGGATTATAACCATTGAAACATGTATTTACCCAAAACAGGGCACCCGACAGCGCCGAAAGTGACCTCCAACTACGCCAGTGTCCCATCTAAAACAAGTCTGATGGGCTTGAACTCTTTGCTGTATCCTTTGCGAAAACTATTATTTTCCATAACACATCGTTCGCCTGTAGATTTAGGGCTTTTCGTTTTGTTTGGCATTTAGTGTGCCCTTTTAATATTCATACGTAACAGAGCAGTACAGTACCTGGGGTGATAGCTTCGGTAGCGAGCTCTTTTTTGGGCAAAAAATGGGTTTGGAAGGGGCAACGATACTATATTTCATTAAAAAGAACCGATTGGAGTCGTCAAGATGATCATTCATATGGAGAAAAATTCCACTCCTGAGCAGGAAAAGAGAGTACTTGAGAGGATAAAGAAAGCCGGGTTTGACTACGAGATTATTCACGGTTCTTTGGGTATCGATGTCATTGGTGTGCTTGGTGATCTTTCGAGAGTGGAGGAGAGTTATTTTGGGGAGCTTGATGGTGTCGATAAGGTTATCCGTATCTCAAAGCCCTATAAGCTCGTTTCACGAGAGTATTCTTCACGCTCCAAAGTGGTTGATGCCGGGGGGGTTGCAATTGGGGGCGATCAGCTCTGCTTTTTGGCAGGTCCCTGCTCGCTTGAAAGTGAATCACAGATTTTTTCCATCGCTCAATACCTTAATGATATGGGTATCACGATTATGCGTGGGGGGGCGTATAAACCAAGAACATCACCCTACAGTTTTCAGGGTATGGGGCTTGAAGGATTGAAACTTTTAGCTAAAGTACGGGAGCAGTACGGGCTTAAAATCATTACAGAAGCTACCGGCTTGCATCACCACATAGATGAAAACGGTGAGAGGGAGAAGCACAATGTTCTTGAGAATGTAATCGAGTATGCTGATATTATTCAGATCGGTGCCAGGAACATGAAATCGTACGGATTTCTTCAGGAACTTGCAATTCTTACAAAAGAAAATAAGAAACCGGTTCTTTTAAAACGGGGAGATTCTTCAACCCTTAAAGACTTTCTTCTTGCCGCGGAATACATAGTATCAAATGGTAACCCCAATGTAATATTGTGTCTCAGGGGGATTAGAACATTTGAGGAAGAGAGCTTTCAGCGTTTTACTCCCGATATAGGAGCAATTACGGTTTTGAAAAACGAATCAAATTTACCGGTGATTTTTGATCCTTCACACTCAACGGGGTACCGCGCAAATGTTAAAGGCGTTTCACTCGCAGCAGTTGCGGCCGGAGCTGACGGATTGTTGATTGAAACCCATAATGACCCCGCAAACGCCTTATGTGATGGTGAGCAGAGCGTGACGGCCCTGCAGCTTAAGGAGATAAGGGAAAAATCTGAAAAAATCAGAGCGGTTCTTTAGTTTCAGGAAAAATCGTTTTAACCTCAAGAATACAAAGTTGAACCATTTATGAGTAAGAAAATTCTACTGATAGTTTTAGGATGTGT is a genomic window containing:
- the aroF gene encoding 3-deoxy-7-phosphoheptulonate synthase — encoded protein: MIIHMEKNSTPEQEKRVLERIKKAGFDYEIIHGSLGIDVIGVLGDLSRVEESYFGELDGVDKVIRISKPYKLVSREYSSRSKVVDAGGVAIGGDQLCFLAGPCSLESESQIFSIAQYLNDMGITIMRGGAYKPRTSPYSFQGMGLEGLKLLAKVREQYGLKIITEATGLHHHIDENGEREKHNVLENVIEYADIIQIGARNMKSYGFLQELAILTKENKKPVLLKRGDSSTLKDFLLAAEYIVSNGNPNVILCLRGIRTFEEESFQRFTPDIGAITVLKNESNLPVIFDPSHSTGYRANVKGVSLAAVAAGADGLLIETHNDPANALCDGEQSVTALQLKEIREKSEKIRAVL